One Candidatus Lokiarchaeota archaeon DNA segment encodes these proteins:
- a CDS encoding RimK family alpha-L-glutamate ligase, whose protein sequence is KPFRLTDVAAQVPNRFTYLDEEDISDMDGVVLRTVGFGTGDQITFRISLLEHFEDAGIYVMNPAYAFRRAKDKYATLTALHKAGVPVPRTYIGENLEAAIDFAEEVGDVIIKPLIGARGLGAIRSDDAALAYRAMKFVHQLGQVLYVQETIQKPDRDIRAFVIGDEVVGAMYRYLPEDEEEEWRTNVHTGGRAEEADLSEEYEKIAIRTANVMGLDYTGVDILESPDGPYVIEANAAPSWSALSRVTGLDIADMIIDKLIHEASQ, encoded by the coding sequence AAGCCATTTCGCCTTACGGACGTTGCTGCCCAGGTGCCGAATCGATTCACCTACTTGGACGAGGAAGATATCTCGGACATGGACGGTGTTGTGCTTCGAACCGTCGGCTTTGGCACAGGAGACCAAATCACCTTTCGAATCAGCCTTCTCGAACACTTTGAGGATGCGGGTATCTACGTGATGAATCCCGCCTATGCCTTCCGCCGAGCAAAGGACAAATATGCCACATTGACAGCCCTTCACAAAGCAGGAGTCCCAGTTCCACGAACCTATATCGGGGAAAATCTTGAGGCTGCCATCGATTTCGCTGAAGAAGTTGGAGACGTCATTATCAAGCCGCTTATTGGAGCGCGAGGATTGGGTGCGATAAGATCAGATGATGCCGCTTTGGCATATAGGGCTATGAAATTCGTTCATCAGCTTGGGCAAGTGCTCTACGTACAAGAAACCATTCAGAAACCGGATAGGGATATCCGCGCATTTGTCATAGGGGATGAGGTTGTTGGCGCGATGTATCGGTACCTCCCCGAGGACGAAGAGGAGGAGTGGAGAACCAATGTCCATACTGGAGGCAGAGCAGAAGAGGCAGATCTGAGTGAAGAGTATGAAAAGATAGCTATTCGGACTGCAAACGTTATGGGTCTTGATTACACAGGAGTAGATATTCTAGAGTCTCCAGACGGCCCGTATGTTATAGAAGCAAACGCTGCTCCATCATGGAGTGCCCTGTCTAGAGTCACAGGATTAGATATAGCAGACATGATTATCGATAAGCTGATTCACGAGGCAAGCCAGTAA